The segment attattattattattattattattattattttggagggTGATGGGATTTGCTTTGCAGAATCCAAAAGGAATGCATGGTATCTTAAGCGTAAAATAAATAGCTTTGTACCCAAACCCCACCATAAGAAATATCCATCAACATATTATCTTTTTGTTGCCTTGTATGGGTTGTGGTTCCCACCCTCCACTCCATACCTCACACGTATTACTCCCTCTTTTGGGAATTACACGTTTCCATCCTCCATTCGGCTCAAATCTCCTCAGTTGTGGTAATTATATGATTCCAtacatattattaaatattaaaaataaattaaaatgattttttaaatctttatatttattttactattcatATTCAAGTTTCATAACTACTTCTATTAATAACATCGTTTCCAAAGTTTAGATATACATTCTCATTTTGAATGCGCAATGTGCCTAAAGGTGTACATGAGTCGGGCTCAGTTGGGTTGAAGCTCGGTTCCAAAAACATTTCAAGCCCAAGCCCGTTTTGGGTAGCCCAACTCTCTCAAAAATCtcgttatatttttatatgtttagtggctatttatatatgtttttataattaattataagttaaaaaatatttttttattatttaaactaGATTTAGGTTGGGTGAGGCAGGACTGAGGTGCAAAAACCCTTGTCTAAGCTCGACCTGCCTACCGAGTCCAACGGCTACCCACTTTTGGAGAAGTCTAAAGACACCTtaccttttttttaaataattgggAGTAGGAAATGGGATTGCTTGGGATCAAACTCAAGTTCTTATACCTACAATATAATATTCTTGCCACCACGCTAATATATTGTTGCAAATGTGTCTTACCATTGCACCTAACGCTTATTgatattaaaataacttaatttatAACGATGTCTTACCATTgtcttataatataaaataaaagaataagaagcAAGATAAACCTAAAAGAAGTAAAAAGTCACGTATTAGTCTTTGAGGCCCTTaggttttaaaattatatataatcacgtaatattttaataaaagatttaaatatattaactatttagactaattaataatattataaaactgTAATgagtaaattatattaaaattaaaatgtaacagttaaatatcaaatttaagtataataaagaaaaaaattaaaccaTTTTTAGACAAAATATGGATGAAAAACCACAAAATATGGATGAAAATACGTCTGCCATCACATAAATCTACGgtattagtataaaaatataaaatcttcAAAATTATGAATTATGATCATCTACttcattgatatatttgatggtacaccaaatattaaattattaatttagaaaataagaAAAGATTTGAAGTAAAAAACTTAATTGAAGATGAAAACATCTCAACCATTTCATCAAGAAACTCATGGTTCAACCTCTGATAATTCACATAAATGTACTTGCCAACTACTGCAAGTCTTTTGTCAACCTGCTTGCTGTGCATGGGATTGAGCCTAAATTAAACATTGGTTTTAGCAAAAAAATTAAATGACTAACCTACCCTTGAAACCGTCACGTGTTTTTGTCGGTATTAGGTGGATAAATTAGTAACAGAAGCCAAACATTGATGTAATAAACTCTGGCCCACCATTCCTAGTCTTGTCTTCTTCCCTATTGCCCCCCATTTAAATTACCAGCCTCTCAATACAAAAGCTTCCTATCATATCATGTGCTTCTTCTCCTCTCAAAAGCTTTCTGTATTTCCAGCCAAAACTTCTCATTTTCATCACTGAATTAtacgtatacatatacatatatagagaTTTGAAGGTTCATAAATGGAGAGCACGGACTCTTCGATTGGCTCGCAGCAGCCTAACCTACCACCAGGGTTCAGGTTCCACCCTACGGATGAGGAACTAGTGGTTCACTATCTCAAGAAAAAGGCTAGCTCAGCTCCTTTGCCTGTTGCGATCATTGCTGAGGTTGATTTATACAAGTTTGATCCATGGGAGTTACCAGGTAAAAACCCAATCTTTGTATGCAAAAATTTGTTCAAAATATAATTATGATGTTTGAATTTGAGTGATTTTGAGGGTTTTGCAGCAAAGGCGACATTTGGTGAGCAAGAATGGTATTTTTTTAGTCCCAGAGACCGAAAGTATCCGAACGGAGTTCGGCCAAACAGGGCGGCGACTTCGGGTTATTGGAAAGCTACCGGAACCGATAAGCCGGTATTAACATCCGGTGGGACTCAAAAGGTTGGTGTGAAGAAAGCACTGGTTTTCTATGGAGGGAAGCCACCTAAAGGGATTAAAACTAGTTGGATTATGCACGAATATAGGCTCGCTGATAATAAGAATAACAACAAGCCCCCTGGATATGACTTTAGCAACAAGAAAAACTCATTAAGGGTAATCTTAGTAATCACTTTCTTTTTGGTTTTTTTCAAGCTATCTGTTTGTtaaatgagatttttttttttctttatagcTCGATGATTGGGTGCTATGTCGAATCTACAAGAAAAACAACACACATAGACCTTTGGATCAGGATAAAGATGACTCCATGGATGACATGCTTGGTTCAATACAACCTTCAATATCAATTGGTAACCAACATAATAACCCCAAGTTTCAATTTGCATCAAAGGGTACTGCTACAAGTTTTGGCACACTGCTTGAAAACCATGAACATAGCTTGTTTGATGGAATGATGGGGAATAATAGTGATGAAGGGATCAACAATGGTTCAATGTCTCAATCTATGGTTAATCCACTCAAAAGGAATCTCCCATCACTGTTTTGGACCGATGAAACGTCAACAGAGCCACAAGCAAACAAGAAATTTCATGGGGATAGCAATGATGGAAGCATGGAAAAGATGGATGGGAATGGTTCTGTTACCACTCTGCTTAGCCAGCTACGACAAAGTCCTTCattacaacaacaacaacaacaacaagaaACAATGATGGGGTCAATGGGAGATGGGATTTATAGGCCTCCATTTCAACTTCCAGGACTCCATTGGTACTCTTAATTCAAATCCAGGTAGTGGGTATTCCATAGTTATTCCatctatatatctatatatatacccTTAAAATAAGTtgttcaaaatcaaaattttcatatagtaGCTTGAAACCTAGTGCTGATAAGTTGCCAAATAGTGATGAAGCATTTGGATTGGGGGTAAAGATTGAGATTTTGAGTATTAGGGAAGAGATAGAAAACACTTTATTAGATGAATCAGGCTTCAATTTCATCTCTTGAAGGGCCGCAGATATAGGTAAACTCTAatttataatatacatatattgtatACATATAGTTTGTGTATGTTATGTAGTGGTGCAaagaatgataaaatattttgCTTTCTAGGATacaacatattgaaatcttgtaTAGAAGTCCTTCTTGTAGAACTTTATTAGAACGTTGATGATGCACATTTTTAAGAATATATTGGTTAAGGCTTGTATGTATGAAACTCTGCTTAATCTTTTATCATCTTTGCATTTGAATTTGAAGATATAGCTCTTTTTTATGGTTAATCTCCATAAACCCTAGAGGGTAAAAACTTTTACATTTCATTTTGTCTCCATTAGCTAGGTTTAGGATTCAAACTTTTTCaaccctatatatatatatataggcttGTGTACTTTCTTGATGCTATATTTCAAAAGGTATAAAGGAGGGGATATTAATTTAAAACTAATATTTTGAAGAGGATATAATACTAGCATATGCGTAAATTGAGCCACTATCAACTTCACAAGCTTTTACtatttttcaaataataatattGACTAAtacaatttaatattaattttaatccaactttttttttgttttgaatctcaacaaaataatatatattattcttTATGGAAAACAAAAGTAATATTAATGATTAATAATATTATTGGAATTATAATCTTTAATAATACTAGGTATGAACATCCAATAATTGATTGGTAAGAGCTTATGTATATGGGGGCCATAttactatttttaatttttatttatttccatCATGTCatattaaaaatagtaaaatggtTTCACAACAAAGTGAAAAGGTGAGTTACATATAAGTAATGATATTTTACGTAgagaaaatataatataaatatatattaatttgttTGTAGGTAGTTTCTTctgatatttattatattattaatggccattattataaatatcttaatatataatattaaaattgctgcaacttttatataaaaatataaaaataatttatttattaaatattaccttcgcctaaataaaattatattcaaatcataaaacagatatgattataccaaaagtatttatatattaatataatttataaataattatattttcttttataaaagTTAGAATTGATCACACTCACTCTTGCATGTAcaagtgttttttttttcctcACTAGAAAAGATCTATATATTAATCTAATAGGTGTCTAAATACAAAACTACAAATCTGCCATTAGCCAACTAAAGACGATTCTTGCTACCAAAAAGAAAACAACGAAGGACGATCAATGCCCCTTTTTGCAAGGGCATGAGCTAAATGGTTACCTTCTTTATATACAAATGAAAAGGTAACGCCTAAAAATCTACCTTAGAAGCAATCAATATCTCTAAAGACCTCTCAGAGTCTCTGTGAGCTATTGTCACGAAACTAAAACTTTAGTTTGGTAAACCGCGCGGTTTTAGACGATTTTTTTGTATCAAATCCACCTTAGTCAACCTTACTCTTGAAGATGAGAATTCACAACAGAATTTTTCTAAGGCACCGAAATAAAGTGGCAACAACTCGAAAAGACAAAGGGACTTGAATTTGAACAAAAAAGCTGCAAGAAAAGAATAGCACactaagtgtttgagtaaatgctctcaaaagTATTCCTTAACTCAAGAATGAAATACAGTGAGATGATTACAAATGAAGGGGAAGacttctatttatagttgaggacCTCCAGATCCAACAGTATAAATTGAATTACATCAATGATTAAGATTAGTTCCTATCTACACAATGAGAATCCTAAGGAATTTAAACTCTATCCATATTTATGTTGAGAAATGTGCCAATattgtttgaatgatgaataaataaaaaaagttaatttcacattttactattatgtcttttgtatttcatgctttttgtatttttttgtctttcatattttgcatgcatagctaaattatgacaagaaaatattagctcattgattgtctaaattCAATctaaagataagtggcattgtaagaaaATTTACATTACGAGAAATACAACTTACTTCactagataatctaaatgagtccgtAGTCCCGTAAAAGAATTAAAGtgaacatttgattcaaataccgAGAAGGATATTATGCCATCTATAATTCTAATtggggagatgactagtcttggccATCAGACTAGTTGACTCCACatgtagagacat is part of the Gossypium arboreum isolate Shixiya-1 chromosome 5, ASM2569848v2, whole genome shotgun sequence genome and harbors:
- the LOC108450533 gene encoding NAC transcription factor 56-like, coding for MESTDSSIGSQQPNLPPGFRFHPTDEELVVHYLKKKASSAPLPVAIIAEVDLYKFDPWELPAKATFGEQEWYFFSPRDRKYPNGVRPNRAATSGYWKATGTDKPVLTSGGTQKVGVKKALVFYGGKPPKGIKTSWIMHEYRLADNKNNNKPPGYDFSNKKNSLRLDDWVLCRIYKKNNTHRPLDQDKDDSMDDMLGSIQPSISIGNQHNNPKFQFASKGTATSFGTLLENHEHSLFDGMMGNNSDEGINNGSMSQSMVNPLKRNLPSLFWTDETSTEPQANKKFHGDSNDGSMEKMDGNGSVTTLLSQLRQSPSLQQQQQQQETMMGSMGDGIYRPPFQLPGLHWYS